A stretch of the Deltaproteobacteria bacterium genome encodes the following:
- a CDS encoding 4Fe-4S ferredoxin has protein sequence MTIQSSKLNNSFSSELSDLKGCSSLAQCYACGSCSSMCPVEKVVPGFDPRKIVHMVVLGLDKQLLSSDIIWACSQCQNCVEVCPQEVRCSDVIKALRDKALKQGLADQERLANLGLLARVDPEKCVACLTCVRFCPFGAPHIADIGHAYIEPELCKACGICVMECPAEAITLAPSLEQRGLGEPSEWVTG, from the coding sequence ATGACAATACAATCTTCGAAATTGAATAATTCATTCAGTTCAGAGTTGTCCGATCTGAAAGGATGCTCTTCCCTGGCCCAGTGCTATGCATGTGGTTCATGCAGTAGCATGTGCCCTGTGGAAAAGGTGGTACCGGGATTTGATCCCAGAAAGATCGTACACATGGTGGTACTGGGGCTTGATAAACAGCTCTTGAGTTCGGATATAATCTGGGCATGTTCACAGTGCCAGAACTGCGTGGAGGTCTGTCCTCAGGAAGTGCGTTGCAGCGATGTAATAAAGGCGCTGCGGGATAAAGCCCTCAAGCAGGGGCTGGCGGATCAGGAACGTCTGGCAAATCTGGGGCTTCTGGCAAGAGTTGATCCTGAGAAATGCGTAGCGTGCCTCACGTGTGTCAGATTCTGCCCCTTTGGCGCTCCTCATATAGCTGATATCGGGCACGCCTATATTGAACCCGAGCTTTGCAAGGCCTGTGGTATATGCGTCATGGAGTGTCCTGCCGAGGCCATTACTTTGGCCCCGTCACTTGAGCAGAGGGGACTGGGTGAACCGAGTGAATGGGTGACTGGATGA
- a CDS encoding acetyl-CoA decarbonylase/synthase complex subunit delta (part of a complex that catalyzes the cleavage of acetyl-CoA) — MEALSVAELPKETRPLSERARSVPEDLFIESYTGVIRKVTLGEGEKALTVGGAATLPFHLFEGDMPHAPCVAFEVLDSEPEEWPDALGRYYADVSSDPVAWARKCIDDYGARAICLSLISTDPNGMNHPSGEAAKVAQSVIEEVDVPVILWGCGNAEKDTETLREVTNLVGDIGNRKVCLGPLTDANYRALGATAMAFHLPVVASTPIDVNLAKQLNILLENLGVSMDQIVMDPAIGAVGYGIEYSYSVMERIRLAALTQQDEKLQVPFICNLGKEVWKAKECRLPSDAHMGDQERRGVLMEAITASILLLAGGEIMVMRHPKAIALAEVLIQAMMG; from the coding sequence ATAGAGGCCCTCTCTGTTGCCGAGCTTCCGAAGGAGACCAGGCCTCTTTCCGAAAGGGCGAGGTCCGTGCCAGAGGATCTGTTTATAGAATCATACACAGGCGTCATCCGGAAGGTGACCCTGGGTGAAGGTGAAAAGGCACTGACAGTCGGCGGGGCAGCCACCTTGCCCTTCCACCTGTTTGAAGGAGATATGCCCCATGCACCCTGTGTGGCCTTTGAGGTCCTGGATTCAGAGCCTGAGGAGTGGCCTGATGCCCTGGGCAGGTATTATGCCGATGTATCTTCAGATCCGGTTGCATGGGCCAGGAAATGCATAGACGACTATGGCGCAAGGGCCATTTGCCTTTCCCTTATCAGCACTGATCCTAACGGCATGAACCACCCCTCGGGCGAGGCGGCCAAGGTCGCCCAGTCAGTCATAGAAGAGGTGGATGTGCCTGTGATCCTTTGGGGTTGTGGAAATGCCGAGAAAGACACCGAGACCCTGAGAGAGGTGACCAACCTTGTGGGCGACATAGGTAATCGCAAGGTGTGCCTCGGCCCGCTGACTGATGCAAATTATCGTGCCTTGGGGGCTACGGCCATGGCCTTCCATCTCCCGGTGGTGGCATCCACGCCCATTGACGTGAATCTCGCCAAGCAATTGAACATACTGCTGGAGAACCTTGGGGTATCCATGGACCAGATCGTGATGGACCCCGCTATAGGGGCAGTGGGTTATGGTATCGAGTACTCCTATTCAGTCATGGAGCGTATAAGGCTTGCCGCCTTGACCCAGCAGGATGAGAAGCTCCAGGTACCCTTTATATGCAATCTGGGAAAGGAGGTCTGGAAGGCCAAAGAGTGCCGCCTTCCAAGTGATGCCCATATGGGTGACCAGGAGCGTCGGGGTGTCCTCATGGAGGCAATAACCGCCTCTATCCTGCTGCTTGCCGGTGGTGAAATCATGGTGATGAGGCACCCGAAGGCAATCGCCCTGGCAGAGGTCCTGATTCAGGCAATGATGGGATAA